From a region of the Sporosarcina ureilytica genome:
- the accA gene encoding acetyl-CoA carboxylase carboxyl transferase subunit alpha, giving the protein MGKTLSFEEPIVRLREKINELEQFTAESSVDLSDEIETLKSRLKNLEKEIYGNMETWDRVQVARHQQRPTTLDYIQELFEDFIQLHGDRNFGDDEAIVGGIASFNSLPVTIIGHQRGKDTKENVRRNFGMPHPEGYRKALRLMKQAEKFNRPIICFIDTKGAYPGKAAEERGQSEAIARNLIEMAGLTVPVISIVIGEGGSGGALALGVANHIHMLEHSTYSVISPEGAASILWKDASLSKQAAEAMRITAPHLKEMGIIDEMIPEILGGAHRDPKAQAVKIGQTIRRSLDELGKLSNEEIVQNRYDKFRQIGIFTE; this is encoded by the coding sequence ATGGGGAAAACTTTATCATTTGAAGAGCCGATTGTGAGGCTACGTGAAAAAATTAATGAACTCGAACAGTTTACCGCAGAATCATCCGTAGATTTATCTGATGAAATCGAGACGTTGAAAAGTCGTTTGAAAAACTTAGAAAAAGAAATTTATGGCAATATGGAAACTTGGGATCGCGTTCAAGTTGCTAGACATCAACAAAGACCAACGACGCTTGATTATATACAAGAGCTGTTTGAAGATTTTATTCAACTTCATGGCGATAGAAATTTTGGTGATGACGAAGCCATCGTTGGTGGAATTGCATCATTTAATTCTCTACCCGTGACGATTATTGGTCACCAAAGAGGGAAAGACACAAAAGAGAACGTAAGACGAAATTTTGGAATGCCACATCCAGAAGGTTATCGTAAAGCGTTAAGGCTCATGAAACAGGCAGAGAAATTTAATCGACCTATTATTTGTTTTATCGATACAAAAGGAGCTTACCCAGGAAAAGCAGCAGAAGAACGAGGGCAGAGTGAAGCCATCGCACGGAACCTTATTGAGATGGCAGGATTAACAGTTCCTGTAATTTCAATTGTCATCGGTGAAGGCGGAAGTGGTGGCGCATTAGCTTTAGGCGTTGCGAATCATATTCATATGCTAGAGCATTCTACGTATTCTGTCATATCTCCTGAAGGAGCCGCTTCCATTTTGTGGAAGGATGCAAGTTTATCAAAACAAGCTGCAGAAGCGATGAGGATTACTGCACCGCATTTGAAGGAAATGGGGATTATCGATGAGATGATACCTGAAATCCTCGGTGGAGCTCATCGTGATCCAAAAGCGCAAGCTGTTAAAATCGGTCAAACTATTCGCCGTTCTTTGGACGAGCTTGGAAAATTATCGAACGAAGAAATCGTCCAAAATCGATATGATAAATTTAGACAAATTGGTATATTTACTGAATAG
- a CDS encoding FxsA family protein — protein MKWLVLAFILVPTAELALLIYSGQLLGFFPTISLIILTGFLGAYLAKKQGTKAWMDFNKRLTNMETPGDALIDSVCIFLGGLLLLMPGFMTDVFGFLLLFKGPRNLIRPAIHKWLYKKMKNKQIIIR, from the coding sequence ATGAAATGGTTAGTTTTAGCGTTTATTCTCGTACCAACTGCCGAACTTGCTTTGCTAATATACTCTGGGCAGCTTCTGGGCTTTTTTCCTACAATAAGTTTAATTATTTTAACAGGATTTCTAGGGGCTTATTTGGCCAAAAAACAAGGTACAAAAGCTTGGATGGATTTTAACAAGCGTTTAACGAATATGGAAACGCCCGGGGATGCGCTCATCGATAGTGTCTGTATTTTTCTTGGCGGATTATTATTACTTATGCCGGGATTTATGACAGATGTTTTTGGTTTTTTGCTCCTCTTTAAAGGGCCTAGAAACTTAATTCGTCCAGCGATTCACAAATGGCTTTATAAAAAAATGAAAAACAAGCAAATTATCATTCGTTAA
- the mdh gene encoding malate dehydrogenase gives MTMKRKKVSVIGSGFTGATTAFLLAQKELGDIVLVDIPQMENPTKGKALDMLEAGPVQGFDANIIGTSDYEDTKDSDIVIITAGIARKPGMSRDDLVQTNQKVMKAVTGEIVKYSPNSTIIVLTNPVDAMTYTVYKESGFPKERVIGQSGVLDTARFRTFVAQELNLSVKDITGFVLGGHGDDMVPLVRYSYAGGIPLETLIAPERLEEIVDRTRKGGAEIVNLLGNGSAYYAPAAALVEMAEAILKDQKRVLPSIAYLEGEYGLNGIYLGVPTVLGAGGIEKVIELELTEAEKEALSKSADSVKAVMNVLV, from the coding sequence ATGACGATGAAACGTAAAAAAGTCTCAGTAATCGGTTCTGGATTTACAGGTGCAACGACAGCATTTCTACTTGCGCAAAAAGAGCTTGGCGATATTGTGCTCGTAGACATTCCACAAATGGAGAATCCAACTAAAGGAAAGGCACTAGACATGCTTGAAGCAGGTCCTGTACAAGGATTTGATGCGAACATTATCGGTACTTCAGATTATGAAGACACAAAGGATTCCGATATTGTCATCATCACTGCTGGAATTGCACGTAAACCTGGCATGAGCCGTGATGACCTCGTTCAGACGAACCAGAAAGTCATGAAAGCAGTAACAGGTGAAATTGTGAAATATTCTCCGAATTCAACAATCATAGTATTAACGAATCCAGTGGATGCAATGACATACACGGTATATAAAGAATCTGGATTCCCTAAAGAGCGAGTGATTGGTCAATCAGGCGTACTTGATACTGCACGGTTCCGTACGTTCGTTGCCCAGGAGCTAAACCTATCTGTCAAAGATATTACAGGCTTTGTATTAGGTGGACATGGCGATGATATGGTTCCTCTTGTACGCTATTCCTATGCAGGCGGGATACCTTTAGAAACATTAATTGCGCCTGAAAGATTAGAAGAAATTGTGGACCGAACGCGTAAAGGCGGAGCAGAAATTGTGAACTTGCTTGGTAATGGGTCTGCATATTATGCACCGGCAGCAGCCCTTGTCGAGATGGCTGAAGCCATTCTAAAAGACCAAAAGCGCGTGTTACCATCCATCGCTTATTTAGAAGGCGAATATGGTTTGAATGGTATCTATTTAGGCGTTCCGACAGTACTCGGAGCAGGTGGAATTGAAAAGGTCATCGAGCTAGAACTGACGGAAGCTGAAAAAGAAGCATTGTCAAAATCCGCGGATTCTGTAAAAGCCGTAATGAATGTTCTTGTATAA
- the icd gene encoding NADP-dependent isocitrate dehydrogenase, whose translation MTIGEKVTVNNGVLNVPDHVAIPYIIGDGTGPDIWNAASRVLEAAVEKAYDGKKKLVWKEVLAGEKAFNETGEWLPQETLDTIEEYLIAIKGPLTTPIGGGFRSLNVALRQELDLYTCVRPIRYFDGVPSPVKRPEDCDMVIFRENTEDIYAGIEYEKGTDEVKKLVNFLQDEMGVKNIRFPETSGIGIKPVSEEGTKRLVRGAINYALKEGRKSVTLVHKGNIMKFTEGAFATWGYEVAEEEFADKVFTWRQYDKIKEAEGTEAANKAQDEAEAAGKIIIKEAIADIFLQLILTRPKEYDVVATMNLNGDYISDALAAQVGGIGIAPGANINYDTGHAIFEATHGTAPKYAGKDVVNPSSVLLSGVLMLEHLGWNEAAKMIEDSIEKTIASKVVTYDFARLMDGATEVKTSEFADALIENL comes from the coding sequence ATGACTATCGGCGAAAAAGTTACAGTTAATAATGGTGTTTTAAATGTTCCAGATCACGTAGCAATTCCTTATATCATTGGTGATGGTACAGGTCCAGATATTTGGAATGCGGCTTCACGCGTTTTAGAAGCGGCTGTTGAAAAGGCATACGACGGCAAAAAGAAGCTAGTTTGGAAAGAAGTGCTTGCTGGAGAGAAAGCATTTAATGAGACAGGCGAATGGCTACCACAGGAAACTTTAGACACAATTGAGGAATACTTAATTGCGATTAAAGGACCTCTTACAACACCAATTGGTGGGGGATTCCGTTCACTGAACGTTGCACTTCGTCAAGAACTAGATTTATATACTTGCGTACGTCCTATACGTTACTTTGATGGTGTACCTTCACCTGTTAAACGTCCGGAAGACTGTGACATGGTTATTTTCCGTGAAAACACAGAAGACATTTATGCAGGTATCGAATATGAAAAAGGTACAGATGAAGTTAAAAAGTTAGTGAACTTCCTACAAGATGAAATGGGCGTTAAAAACATCCGCTTCCCGGAAACTTCAGGTATTGGGATTAAACCAGTATCAGAAGAAGGAACTAAACGACTTGTGCGCGGTGCAATCAACTATGCACTTAAAGAAGGTCGTAAATCAGTAACGCTAGTTCATAAAGGAAACATTATGAAGTTCACTGAAGGAGCATTCGCAACTTGGGGGTACGAAGTTGCTGAAGAAGAATTCGCAGATAAAGTATTTACGTGGAGACAGTACGACAAAATTAAGGAAGCTGAAGGTACTGAAGCTGCAAACAAGGCACAAGACGAAGCTGAAGCAGCTGGTAAAATTATTATCAAAGAAGCAATTGCAGACATTTTCTTGCAGTTAATCTTAACTCGTCCAAAAGAATATGATGTTGTTGCAACAATGAACCTAAACGGAGACTATATCTCTGATGCACTTGCTGCTCAAGTAGGTGGAATCGGAATTGCACCAGGTGCTAACATTAACTATGACACTGGACATGCGATTTTCGAAGCAACACACGGAACAGCACCTAAATATGCTGGAAAAGACGTTGTAAACCCTTCTTCAGTTCTACTTTCAGGTGTATTAATGCTTGAACATCTAGGCTGGAACGAAGCGGCTAAAATGATTGAAGACTCTATCGAGAAAACAATTGCATCTAAAGTTGTTACTTACGACTTTGCTCGTTTAATGGACGGTGCAACTGAAGTGAAAACTTCTGAATTCGCAGATGCATTAATCGAAAATCTATAA
- a CDS encoding AI-2E family transporter: MSNLKKNEKLIKTAFTKWFPIIFTLLIIYLFPPVAIAVIAAFFTAPLLQAVYSVTKLPLTLSTLFVISSIFLVSGAFFYIGLHGMIEIFPVIENHLASLNLDTDIIGQGLAFLEEKVMEYGQAIVDYAITMIQKLFQQLMSLFIFLIAYFFALRESGKERFWFLIYFPVQFRKQAKHTLSKASKLIGTFIFVEARLIFITFIILSIGFALLRFTSPIGIALLISLADSLPFLGIGVFLIPMIVFFFYSGDLFIGTALTLLYLVTIVTRQFAESYMWASTFQLKPIHAFIILACAVYTFGLVGILLSPFLLFAALKVKQHPLFNE; encoded by the coding sequence ATGTCTAATTTGAAAAAGAATGAAAAACTGATAAAGACGGCATTTACTAAATGGTTTCCGATAATTTTCACATTGCTAATTATTTATTTATTTCCACCCGTCGCCATAGCCGTTATTGCCGCTTTTTTTACTGCACCACTCTTGCAAGCCGTATATTCTGTCACAAAGTTGCCATTAACACTCTCAACACTCTTTGTCATTAGTTCTATCTTTTTAGTTTCAGGGGCATTTTTTTATATAGGTTTGCATGGGATGATTGAAATCTTTCCTGTTATTGAAAATCATTTAGCATCCCTTAATTTGGATACCGACATCATCGGTCAAGGATTGGCTTTTCTTGAAGAGAAGGTCATGGAGTACGGACAGGCAATAGTAGATTACGCCATTACGATGATTCAAAAGTTATTTCAACAACTGATGAGTTTATTTATTTTCTTAATTGCTTACTTTTTTGCTTTACGTGAATCCGGAAAAGAGCGCTTTTGGTTCTTAATTTACTTTCCCGTCCAATTTAGAAAACAAGCGAAACATACTTTGTCAAAAGCGAGTAAGTTAATTGGCACATTTATATTTGTAGAAGCAAGGTTAATTTTTATCACATTTATTATTTTATCGATTGGTTTCGCATTGTTACGCTTCACTTCACCTATTGGAATTGCACTCTTAATCTCACTCGCCGACAGTTTGCCATTTCTAGGAATTGGTGTTTTCTTAATACCAATGATTGTTTTTTTCTTTTACTCGGGTGATCTATTTATTGGGACTGCGCTCACCTTACTTTATTTAGTAACGATCGTTACTCGTCAATTTGCCGAATCTTATATGTGGGCGTCAACGTTTCAATTAAAACCCATTCATGCATTCATCATTTTAGCTTGCGCAGTCTATACGTTTGGATTAGTAGGGATATTACTATCGCCATTTTTACTATTTGCGGCACTTAAAGTAAAGCAACACCCATTATTTAACGAATGA
- a CDS encoding MaoC/PaaZ C-terminal domain-containing protein, with protein MILGKKRRLGRKIEDISIGEKLKLTEKIEDKDLLLYLGLTNDSNPLYIQHDFASQTTYEKPIVPTIMLAGIVTSAASKYLPGPGSHVIEERLKFPIPVYHYETIHFLLEVSEVRIDENTIVIQIEACNEEDEVVITGYMKVTPPKVLNRLTADAMDNF; from the coding sequence TTGATACTTGGCAAAAAAAGACGTCTAGGCAGAAAAATTGAGGATATATCCATAGGGGAAAAGTTGAAATTGACAGAAAAGATAGAGGATAAGGATTTGCTTCTGTACTTAGGGTTAACAAATGATAGCAATCCATTATATATTCAACATGATTTTGCTTCTCAAACAACTTATGAAAAACCTATTGTGCCTACAATTATGTTAGCTGGTATCGTTACGTCTGCTGCGTCAAAATATTTACCAGGACCAGGTTCTCATGTTATTGAGGAACGTCTAAAATTTCCAATACCAGTGTATCATTATGAAACAATTCACTTTTTGTTGGAAGTATCTGAAGTGAGAATAGATGAAAATACCATTGTTATTCAAATAGAGGCTTGTAATGAAGAGGATGAAGTAGTTATAACTGGTTATATGAAAGTCACTCCACCAAAAGTACTTAATCGGTTAACTGCTGATGCGATGGATAATTTTTAA
- the pyk gene encoding pyruvate kinase, with protein sequence MRKTKIVCTIGPASESVEVLEKLMDAGMNVARLNFSHGDHAEHKVRIDRINEVARRKGKIVGILLDTRGPEIRTHSMKNGRVEIIAGQKIDVSMNEVEGTEEVFSITYNKLIEDVNEGSTILLDDGLIQLEVTGTDMSRGLIHTLAVNSGVLKDRKGVNVPGIQVQLPGMTEKDAEDILFGIQENVDFIAASFVQRASDVMEIRGLLEGNGGEDIQIIPKIENEQGVENIDEILTLSDGLMVARGDLGVEIPAEEVPHIQKQLIEKCNQAGKPVITATQMLDSMQHNPRPTRAEASDVANAILDGSDAIMLSGETAAGQYPVESVETMDKIARRAEESFDYRSLVSTRRREKHGNMTEAIGQSAAYTALNLKVKAVLAPTRSGQTAKMIAKYRPGCPIIALTASEKFSKKLSLVWGVYPIIGKNVKTIDELIQNSVEESVKHEYVSHGDAVIITAGVPVGEVGTTNLMKIHVVGDLLVRGQGIGKTVAIGRAIVANTADEAMSYNTTGAILVTKGSDRDMMPAIEKCAGLITEEGGLTSHAAVVGLSLGIPVIVGVKNATTMIQHGSKITMDAESGVIYNGQVNMS encoded by the coding sequence ATGAGAAAGACGAAAATCGTATGTACAATAGGACCAGCAAGCGAATCCGTTGAAGTGCTGGAAAAATTAATGGATGCAGGCATGAACGTGGCGCGATTGAATTTTTCACATGGCGACCATGCAGAACATAAGGTACGTATTGATCGAATTAACGAAGTGGCACGTAGAAAAGGAAAAATTGTTGGTATTTTACTTGATACGAGAGGTCCTGAAATCCGAACACATTCAATGAAAAATGGTCGGGTCGAAATTATTGCAGGACAAAAAATTGATGTTTCTATGAATGAAGTTGAAGGAACAGAAGAGGTTTTTTCAATTACATACAACAAACTAATTGAAGACGTAAATGAAGGTTCTACGATATTATTAGACGATGGACTGATTCAATTAGAGGTAACGGGAACAGATATGTCACGCGGTTTAATACATACACTAGCTGTGAACTCAGGTGTCCTGAAAGATAGGAAAGGTGTTAACGTACCGGGCATTCAAGTCCAGTTGCCAGGTATGACTGAGAAGGATGCGGAAGATATTCTTTTTGGTATTCAAGAAAATGTAGATTTCATTGCTGCATCATTTGTCCAAAGAGCTTCTGATGTCATGGAAATCCGAGGTTTACTTGAAGGAAATGGCGGAGAAGACATCCAAATTATTCCGAAAATCGAAAATGAACAAGGTGTCGAAAATATCGATGAAATTTTAACGTTGTCAGATGGTTTGATGGTCGCACGTGGTGACTTAGGCGTTGAAATTCCAGCTGAAGAAGTTCCGCATATTCAGAAGCAATTAATTGAAAAATGTAACCAAGCTGGAAAACCTGTAATTACTGCGACGCAAATGTTAGATTCAATGCAACATAATCCACGTCCAACTCGTGCCGAAGCGAGCGACGTTGCAAATGCCATCTTAGATGGATCAGATGCAATTATGCTCTCTGGTGAAACAGCTGCTGGACAATATCCAGTTGAGTCTGTCGAAACAATGGATAAAATTGCGAGACGTGCGGAAGAATCTTTTGATTACCGTTCACTTGTGTCCACAAGACGTCGTGAAAAACATGGAAATATGACGGAAGCAATTGGCCAATCAGCCGCTTACACCGCGCTTAACTTGAAGGTTAAAGCAGTGCTTGCACCAACCCGTAGCGGTCAAACAGCTAAAATGATTGCGAAATATCGCCCTGGCTGTCCAATTATTGCACTGACGGCATCAGAAAAGTTTTCTAAGAAGTTATCTCTTGTGTGGGGCGTATACCCGATAATTGGTAAAAATGTTAAAACAATTGATGAGTTAATACAAAATTCGGTTGAAGAAAGTGTAAAGCATGAATACGTAAGCCATGGTGATGCTGTAATTATTACAGCAGGTGTACCTGTAGGTGAGGTTGGTACAACGAACTTAATGAAAATTCATGTAGTCGGAGACTTACTCGTTCGTGGACAAGGGATTGGCAAAACAGTAGCAATTGGAAGAGCGATTGTTGCAAATACTGCGGATGAAGCAATGTCATACAATACGACTGGTGCAATCTTAGTTACAAAAGGTTCTGACCGCGACATGATGCCTGCTATTGAGAAGTGTGCAGGACTCATTACAGAAGAAGGCGGATTAACAAGTCACGCAGCTGTTGTCGGCTTAAGTCTTGGGATTCCTGTTATTGTTGGCGTTAAAAATGCAACAACGATGATTCAGCACGGTAGTAAAATTACGATGGATGCTGAATCCGGCGTTATTTATAATGGCCAGGTAAACATGTCATAA
- the pfkA gene encoding 6-phosphofructokinase, with product MVKIAVLTSGGDAPGMNAAVRAVVRKAIYEGFEVAGIYNGYQGLIDGKIEKMELGTVGDIIHRGGTMLRSARCPEFRVPEGREKALDQLKKHQIEGIVVIGGDGSFRGAYELTKLGIPCVCVPATIDNDIKGTDFTIGFDTALNTVIDAIDKIRDTATSHERTFIIEVMGRDAGDLALWAGLAGGAETILIPEEKAEIPDIIERLESGAGRGKKHSIIVVAEGVMSANDLATVLEIQANIETRVSVLGHIQRGGSPSGRDRVIASQFGARAVEVLKEGRGGVAIGIQNHKVVDYDLQCVFEGSEQLDVSMYHLSKQLSI from the coding sequence ATTGTGAAGATAGCTGTATTAACTAGCGGCGGCGATGCACCGGGTATGAATGCGGCGGTGCGTGCAGTAGTCCGAAAAGCAATCTATGAGGGATTTGAGGTGGCCGGGATTTATAATGGTTACCAAGGATTAATTGACGGGAAAATTGAGAAAATGGAGCTCGGCACGGTCGGGGATATTATTCACCGGGGTGGCACGATGTTACGTTCCGCTCGATGTCCTGAATTTCGCGTACCTGAAGGACGTGAGAAGGCGCTTGATCAATTAAAAAAACATCAGATTGAAGGCATAGTTGTCATAGGTGGCGATGGATCATTTAGAGGTGCTTATGAATTAACTAAACTAGGAATTCCATGTGTTTGTGTTCCGGCAACCATTGATAATGATATTAAAGGAACAGATTTTACCATTGGTTTTGACACGGCGTTGAATACAGTCATTGATGCAATTGACAAAATTAGAGATACCGCTACTTCCCATGAAAGAACGTTTATCATTGAAGTAATGGGACGCGACGCAGGGGATCTTGCACTTTGGGCAGGTCTAGCTGGTGGAGCAGAAACAATTTTAATCCCTGAAGAGAAAGCTGAAATACCGGATATCATTGAACGACTTGAAAGCGGTGCGGGTCGTGGAAAAAAACATAGTATTATTGTTGTTGCGGAAGGGGTTATGTCTGCCAACGACTTAGCGACAGTATTAGAAATACAAGCCAATATCGAAACACGGGTATCCGTACTTGGACATATCCAACGCGGTGGTTCACCGTCAGGACGCGACCGAGTGATTGCAAGTCAATTTGGCGCAAGAGCCGTTGAAGTGTTAAAAGAAGGTCGTGGAGGCGTTGCGATTGGTATACAAAATCACAAAGTGGTAGACTACGACTTACAATGTGTTTTTGAGGGCTCCGAACAACTAGACGTTAGCATGTATCATTTATCAAAACAACTGTCTATTTAA
- a CDS encoding response regulator transcription factor: MAVDKLKILIVDDEQSIRTLLDYNLTQAGYETLMATEGEEAIRKAENEKPDLILLDLMLPKVDGIEVCKTLRKRHINIPIIMLTAKSEELDKVLGLEIGADDYMTKPFSPREVMARVKAVLRRTTTATDSINNDEVLTSGPLTIYLEQYEAYLSDRKLEFTPKEFELLVYFIQNKNRVLSRDTLLSAVWNYDFAGDTRIVDVHVSHLRDKIEENSRKPMFIKTVRGIGYKFEE; encoded by the coding sequence GTGGCTGTTGATAAACTCAAAATACTAATTGTGGATGACGAGCAATCCATTCGTACATTGCTCGATTATAATTTAACACAAGCAGGTTATGAAACATTAATGGCTACTGAAGGCGAGGAAGCAATTCGTAAAGCTGAGAATGAAAAGCCAGATCTTATTTTATTAGATTTAATGCTTCCTAAAGTAGATGGGATAGAAGTATGTAAAACGTTACGGAAACGTCATATTAATATTCCAATAATCATGCTCACGGCAAAAAGTGAAGAATTAGATAAAGTGCTAGGATTAGAAATTGGGGCCGATGACTATATGACGAAGCCATTTAGCCCTAGAGAAGTGATGGCGCGCGTTAAAGCAGTTTTACGGAGAACAACGACTGCGACAGATTCAATTAATAATGATGAAGTCTTAACTTCAGGTCCTCTAACGATTTATTTAGAGCAATATGAAGCTTACTTGTCTGATAGAAAATTAGAGTTCACACCAAAGGAATTCGAATTACTCGTTTACTTTATACAGAATAAGAATCGAGTCCTTTCACGTGATACTTTGTTAAGCGCCGTTTGGAACTATGATTTTGCGGGTGATACGCGGATTGTAGATGTGCATGTAAGCCATTTGAGGGATAAAATAGAAGAAAATAGTAGAAAGCCGATGTTTATTAAAACGGTACGTGGAATCGGGTATAAGTTTGAGGAGTGA
- the citZ gene encoding citrate synthase, with product MTSTRGLEGVVATQSSISSIIDDTLTYVGYNIDDLADNASFEEVIYLLWHKRLPKEDELAELKQQLSDNMSLPQEFLNHFKTYPIDKVHPMSALRSAVSLLGLYDEKSEDMSDEANYAKAINLQAKIATIVTAFARVRKGLEPVAPRADLGYAANFLYMLSGKEPEEIEIEAFDKALVLHADHELNASTFTARVCVATLSDMYSGITSAIGALKGPLHGGANEQVMKMLAEIGSEENAEAYIQEKLANREKIMGFGHRVYRQGDPRAKHLREMSKQLTKLRGEEKWYNMSIRVEAAFTAQKNLPPNVDFYSASVYHSLGIDHDLFTPIFAVSRVSGWIAHILEQYENNRLIRPRAEYTGPGMQKYIPIEER from the coding sequence ATGACATCTACCCGTGGATTAGAGGGAGTTGTAGCGACACAGTCGTCAATCAGTTCAATTATTGACGATACACTTACATATGTGGGCTATAACATTGACGATCTCGCAGACAATGCTAGTTTTGAAGAAGTAATTTATCTACTCTGGCATAAGCGACTACCGAAAGAGGATGAGCTTGCTGAGCTGAAACAACAGCTATCAGATAATATGTCACTTCCTCAAGAATTTCTTAACCATTTTAAGACGTATCCTATCGACAAAGTACATCCAATGTCAGCATTACGTTCAGCTGTATCTTTACTAGGATTATACGATGAAAAATCGGAAGATATGTCTGACGAGGCAAATTACGCAAAAGCAATTAACTTGCAAGCTAAAATTGCCACGATTGTGACTGCGTTTGCTAGGGTGCGTAAAGGTCTTGAGCCGGTTGCGCCACGTGCAGATCTTGGATATGCAGCAAACTTCCTTTACATGCTATCCGGGAAAGAGCCAGAAGAAATCGAAATCGAAGCATTTGATAAAGCACTTGTTTTACATGCTGACCATGAATTGAATGCATCAACATTCACTGCTCGTGTTTGTGTAGCAACGCTATCCGATATGTATTCAGGTATAACATCGGCAATCGGCGCGCTTAAAGGACCACTTCATGGTGGTGCGAACGAACAGGTAATGAAAATGCTAGCTGAAATAGGTTCGGAAGAAAACGCTGAAGCTTACATTCAAGAAAAATTAGCAAATAGAGAGAAAATCATGGGCTTTGGACATCGTGTTTACCGCCAAGGAGATCCACGTGCGAAACATCTTCGCGAAATGTCAAAGCAGTTAACAAAGCTGCGCGGCGAAGAAAAATGGTATAATATGTCTATCAGAGTTGAAGCAGCGTTTACGGCTCAGAAAAACTTACCGCCAAACGTAGACTTCTACTCAGCATCTGTTTACCATTCACTAGGAATTGACCATGATTTATTCACGCCAATCTTTGCGGTATCCCGCGTTTCAGGTTGGATTGCGCACATTCTTGAGCAGTACGAGAATAACAGATTAATCCGTCCACGTGCGGAATACACTGGACCGGGAATGCAGAAATATATTCCTATTGAAGAACGCTAA